A region from the Aegilops tauschii subsp. strangulata cultivar AL8/78 chromosome 5, Aet v6.0, whole genome shotgun sequence genome encodes:
- the LOC109772041 gene encoding uncharacterized protein At1g66480, with amino-acid sequence MGNALAGRRRAAKVMTVDGATFRYKTPAAAGAALRGHPGHQLLESEEVRRLGVRARPLDRDAALKPGKLYFLVQLPPGGAGGRGGGGGGEQDLRGPHKTWSGALHVGARERLESLMLSRRTVSDVASLMPSAGREAAARSSSVEAGADGAVRLRMRLPKAEVARLMKESRDPAEAAERIMQLCVARDQGGAAAAAPAKPAALPASALCTNKPAMKKEKRTRFMAVPDEIIG; translated from the exons ATGGGGAACGCTCTGGCCGGCAGGCGGCGCGCGGCCAAGGTGATGACGGTGGACGGCGCCACGTTCCGGTACAAGACGCCCGCGGCAGCCGGCGCGGCGCTGCGCGGCCACCCGGGCCACCAGCTGCTCGAGTCCGAGGAGGTGCGGCGGCTCGGCGTCCGCGCCCGCCCGCTCGACCGCGACGCCGCGCTCAAGCCGGGCAAGCTCTACTTCCTGGTGCAGCTCCCGCCCGGCGGAgccggcgggcgcggcggcggcggcggcggcgagcaggaCCTGCGCGGGCCGCACAAGACGTGGTCCGGCGCGCTGCACGTGGGCGCCAGGGAGCGGCTGGAGAGCCTGATGCTGTCGCGCCGCACCGTGTCGGACGTGGCGTCCCTGATGCCCTCCGCCGGCAGGGAGGCGGCGGCCCGGTCGTCGTCCGTGGAGGCCGGCGCGGACGGCGCCGTGCGGCTGCGGATGCGGCTGCCCAAGGCGGAGGTGGCGCGGCTGATGAAGGAGAGCAGGGACCCCGCGGAGGCCGCCGAGCGGATCATGCAGCTCTGCGTCGCCAGGGACCAggggggcgccgccgccgccgcgccggccaaGCCCGCCGCGCTGCCGGCCTCCGCGCTGTGCACCAACAAGCCAGCCATGAAGAAAGAG AAGCGGACGAGGTTCATGGCCGTGCCGGACGAGATCATCGGATGA